A section of the Hevea brasiliensis isolate MT/VB/25A 57/8 chromosome 17, ASM3005281v1, whole genome shotgun sequence genome encodes:
- the LOC110634753 gene encoding EG45-like domain containing protein — translation MGIEMRVFLMVGMVLCLVSIAHAAQGTAVWYKPPYTPSKCYGNQNNGAMVAGVSDKLWNNGAACGKMYRVRCIGGANLAPHPCKQGTSVVVKIVDYCQRGCTGDINLSRDAFAQIADVDAGIVKVQYDQA, via the exons ATGGGCATTGAGATGAGAGTTTTTCTAATGGTAGGCATGGTTTTATGCCTTGTCTCCATTGCACATGCCGCACAAGGGACTGCCGTTTGGTACAAACCTCCTTATACGC CATCAAAGTGCTATGGGAATCAAAATAATGGAGCAATGGTTGCTGGTGTAAGTGATAAACTGTGGAATAATGGAGCAGCATGTGGAAAAATGTATAGAGTGAGATGCATAGGAGGGGCAAACCTTGCACCTCACCCTTGCAAACAAGGTACCAGCGTTGTAGTTAAAATTGTCGATTATTGTCAAAGAGGCTGCACTGGAGATATTAATCTCTCTAGAGATGCCTTCGCTCAAATTGCTGATGTTGATGCCGGCATTGTTAAAGTTCAATATGACCA GGCTTGA